In the genome of Nocardia sp. NBC_00416, one region contains:
- a CDS encoding histidine phosphatase family protein, with translation MQLILVRHGQPRRVDNAQEAADPGLAPIGVDQAERVPAALEQHRIVRVISSPQRRARETAAPTAAKLGLSVDIMDDLAEYDRELPSYIPIEDAKIDFRDTYDRIKSGHLPSQIDADAFRQRVHDGITEIASTTAAADTVVVFAHGGVINVTLQDILGLARPLTFPIDYCSITRILFSRTGRRTAATVNENGHVWELLPRNISS, from the coding sequence GTGCAATTGATACTCGTTCGCCATGGCCAGCCTCGCCGGGTCGACAATGCCCAGGAAGCGGCCGACCCCGGGCTCGCGCCCATCGGCGTGGACCAGGCCGAACGGGTACCGGCGGCGCTGGAGCAGCACCGGATCGTCCGGGTGATCAGCAGTCCGCAACGCCGGGCCCGCGAGACCGCGGCGCCGACCGCCGCGAAACTGGGCCTGAGTGTGGACATCATGGACGATCTGGCCGAGTACGACCGCGAGCTACCGTCCTATATCCCCATCGAGGACGCCAAGATCGACTTCCGCGACACCTACGACCGGATCAAGTCCGGCCATCTGCCGTCCCAGATCGATGCCGACGCCTTCCGGCAGCGCGTGCACGACGGGATCACCGAGATCGCTTCCACCACCGCGGCCGCCGACACCGTGGTGGTTTTCGCCCACGGCGGGGTCATCAACGTCACTCTGCAGGACATCCTCGGCCTGGCGCGGCCGCTGACCTTCCCGATCGATTACTGCTCGATCACCCGGATCCTGTTCTCCCGTACCGGTCGCCGCACCGCGGCGACCGTGAACGAGAACGGCCACGTCTGGGAATTGCTGCCGCGCAATATCTCCAGCTGA